The following proteins are co-located in the Deltaproteobacteria bacterium genome:
- a CDS encoding ABC transporter ATP-binding protein yields MIRCEQLTKYFGSVRAVTDVSFGVGEGEVAALLGPNGAGKSTVMRLLTGYVSPTSGRALVGGVDVAEQPVTARRQIGYLPEQVSLYPELTVRRYLAFVGEVKGLPGRLRRDAVAQVIECCGLGEVADRHNGKLSKGYRQRVGLAQALLGDPAVLVLDEPTVGLDPVQAVEMRALLRTLAGRTVLLSTHNLAEASALCSRVIILSHGGVVAEDTAERLGRRLEGAGRLVARIDGPPDAVAQALAALPGVVGVERGAADGQSGVSFVVLASDPEPVQRRLAAAIVAGGWTLLEVRAKPPTLEDLFVRLVGSGT; encoded by the coding sequence TACGGACGTGTCGTTTGGGGTGGGGGAGGGGGAGGTGGCGGCGCTGCTCGGGCCGAACGGGGCGGGCAAGAGCACGGTCATGCGGCTCCTGACCGGGTACGTGTCGCCGACGAGCGGGCGGGCGCTCGTGGGTGGCGTCGATGTCGCCGAGCAGCCGGTCACGGCGCGGCGGCAGATCGGCTATCTGCCCGAGCAGGTGAGCCTCTACCCGGAGCTGACCGTGCGCCGCTACCTCGCCTTCGTGGGCGAGGTGAAGGGGTTGCCGGGCCGGCTGCGCCGCGACGCCGTGGCGCAGGTGATCGAATGCTGCGGGCTCGGCGAGGTGGCCGACCGCCACAACGGGAAGCTGTCCAAGGGCTATCGGCAACGGGTTGGGCTGGCGCAGGCGCTGCTCGGCGACCCGGCGGTCCTCGTCCTCGACGAGCCCACGGTCGGGCTCGATCCCGTGCAGGCGGTGGAGATGCGGGCGCTGCTGCGCACGCTCGCCGGCCGCACCGTGCTGCTCTCCACGCACAACCTCGCCGAGGCGAGCGCGCTCTGCTCGCGCGTCATCATCCTGTCCCACGGCGGCGTGGTGGCGGAGGACACGGCCGAGCGGCTCGGCCGCCGGCTCGAGGGGGCGGGGCGGCTCGTGGCGCGCATCGATGGCCCGCCCGACGCGGTCGCGCAGGCCCTGGCGGCACTGCCGGGCGTGGTTGGCGTGGAGCGCGGTGCGGCCGACGGGCAATCCGGCGTGTCGTTCGTCGTGCTCGCGTCCGACCCCGAGCCCGTCCAGCGCCGGCTCGCGGCGGCGATCGTGGCGGGCGGCTGGACGCTGCTCGAGGTCCGGGCGAAGCCCCCGACCCTCGAGGACCTCTTCGTGCGGCTCGTCGGCTCGGGGACCTGA